In Pseudomonas sp. GCEP-101, one DNA window encodes the following:
- a CDS encoding response regulator: MPTNHLSILVVDDAKFSSAMIGRALSQAGYQNVRFASSASEALDLLEKEPVSVLLADWLMPEMDGLELTARVRQLDESGDHYTYIILLTGKEGDNALAEAFDRGVDDFVSKSSMNEQLVPRVLAADRLSNTLQRLLMENRLLTENITSLEERNLVDSATGLGNQRYLKQKLADSIRQVESRGGAVCYMLIGLPEVAELGHRHGQPFQNELLHGVARRLQQLVRPLDVLARLDSQHFALITLLEDLQECSPSSFRRLHEGLNLKAFKTSEGFITLKAGISLVGLDAKALPLDVEQVMQQGRTLLPDAFASGRINASRLTGLR, from the coding sequence ATGCCAACCAACCATCTCAGCATCCTGGTGGTCGACGATGCCAAGTTCTCCAGCGCCATGATCGGTCGCGCGCTGAGCCAGGCCGGCTACCAGAACGTGCGCTTCGCCAGCAGCGCCAGCGAAGCGCTCGACCTGCTGGAAAAGGAGCCGGTGAGCGTGCTGCTCGCCGACTGGCTGATGCCGGAGATGGACGGCCTGGAGCTGACCGCGCGGGTGCGCCAGCTCGACGAAAGCGGCGACCACTACACCTACATCATCCTGCTCACCGGCAAGGAGGGCGACAACGCCCTGGCCGAGGCCTTCGACCGTGGCGTGGACGACTTCGTCAGCAAGTCGTCGATGAACGAGCAACTGGTGCCCCGCGTGCTCGCCGCCGACCGCCTGAGCAACACGCTGCAGCGCCTGCTGATGGAAAACCGCCTGCTCACCGAGAACATCACCAGCCTGGAGGAGCGCAACCTGGTGGACAGCGCCACCGGCCTGGGCAACCAGCGCTACCTCAAGCAGAAGCTGGCCGACAGCATCCGCCAGGTGGAATCCCGCGGCGGCGCGGTGTGCTACATGCTGATCGGCCTGCCGGAGGTGGCCGAACTCGGGCACAGGCACGGCCAGCCGTTCCAGAACGAGCTGCTGCACGGCGTCGCCCGGCGCCTGCAGCAACTGGTGCGACCGCTGGATGTCCTGGCGCGCCTGGACAGCCAGCACTTCGCCCTGATCACCCTGCTCGAAGACCTGCAGGAATGCTCCCCCAGCAGCTTCCGCCGCCTGCACGAAGGCTTGAACCTGAAGGCCTTCAAGACCAGCGAAGGCTTCATCACCCTCAAGGCCGGTATCAGCCTGGTCGGCCTGGACGCCAAGGCACTGCCGCTGGACGTCGAGCAGGTGATGCAGCAGGGTCGCACCCTGCTGCCCGATGCCTTCGCCAGCGGACGAATCAACGCCAGCCGCCTGACCGGCCTGCGCTAA